A DNA window from Agarivorans sp. TSD2052 contains the following coding sequences:
- a CDS encoding ACT domain-containing protein: MAGMTDLEALLKSMQPQLLEPEFVFCTVAGSLVDYISFKPLATFIEAEGLTLVLEKTAAQHAGLPFEASFRQITLTVHSSLEAVGLTAAVSAKLAANGISANVIAAYYHDHIFVQSAKAEQALAALLTFSE, from the coding sequence ATGGCCGGAATGACAGACTTAGAGGCCTTATTGAAGTCGATGCAGCCACAATTGCTTGAACCTGAATTTGTGTTTTGTACGGTGGCGGGTTCGTTAGTAGATTATATTTCATTTAAACCGCTAGCAACGTTTATTGAGGCGGAAGGTTTAACCTTGGTGTTGGAAAAAACGGCTGCTCAACATGCCGGTTTGCCGTTTGAAGCTTCGTTTCGTCAAATAACCTTAACGGTCCACTCAAGTCTTGAAGCTGTGGGCTTAACTGCTGCGGTGTCGGCTAAATTGGCTGCAAATGGGATCAGCGCTAACGTTATTGCCGCCTATTATCATGACCATATCTTTGTGCAATCGGCTAAGGCTGAGCAAGCGCTGGCAGCCTTACTAACGTTTAGCGAATAA
- a CDS encoding GyrI-like domain-containing protein: MQLKHEWRKTEKALYLPKNKPEVVNVPEFTFITISGEGSPANSQFSDRIGALYSLAYTLKMMPKKMAEPPKGYSDFTVYPLEGVWDINDQAKATFDGTVNKQDFVYKLMIRQPDFVDQNFYSEMLELAKLKTNNPLLGQLSFESFVEGLSVQMLHLGRFEDEPLSFGKMEQFADEQGLTRLSKVHREIYLSDARKVQPEKLKTVLRFQVQ; encoded by the coding sequence ATGCAGCTTAAACATGAATGGCGTAAAACAGAAAAGGCCCTTTATCTCCCTAAAAATAAGCCTGAAGTAGTGAATGTTCCCGAGTTTACATTTATTACCATCAGCGGTGAAGGTAGTCCAGCCAATAGCCAGTTTAGCGATAGGATTGGCGCATTATACTCACTAGCTTATACCCTGAAAATGATGCCCAAGAAGATGGCTGAACCACCAAAAGGCTATAGCGATTTTACGGTTTACCCTTTAGAGGGGGTATGGGATATTAATGATCAGGCAAAGGCGACATTTGACGGTACCGTAAATAAACAAGACTTTGTTTATAAATTGATGATCCGCCAGCCTGATTTTGTAGACCAAAATTTCTATTCTGAAATGCTTGAGCTTGCCAAGTTGAAGACCAACAATCCGTTGTTAGGTCAATTGAGCTTTGAAAGCTTTGTTGAAGGATTATCTGTTCAGATGCTACATTTAGGGCGGTTTGAAGATGAACCGTTAAGTTTTGGAAAAATGGAACAGTTTGCCGATGAGCAAGGCCTTACCCGTTTATCAAAGGTGCATCGTGAAATATATCTCTCAGATGCTCGAAAAGTGCAGCCTGAGAAGCTCAAAACGGTATTAAGGTTTCAGGTACAGTGA